One genomic region from Leeia speluncae encodes:
- a CDS encoding cupin domain-containing protein codes for MKFLNLENISWQELSAGVSRADVYINEMGGGVKLWKMKKGTSFENHSHNGYEYIYVINGVLLVGGRCVGAGEFALTFKGEEHSAAALEDTTMLVTTERSNS; via the coding sequence ATGAAGTTTCTCAATCTAGAGAATATCTCTTGGCAAGAGTTGAGTGCAGGCGTTAGTCGCGCGGATGTGTATATCAATGAAATGGGCGGAGGGGTAAAGCTCTGGAAAATGAAAAAGGGCACATCCTTTGAAAACCATTCGCACAATGGTTACGAATATATCTATGTAATTAATGGGGTCTTGTTGGTTGGTGGTCGATGTGTTGGGGCAGGGGAGTTCGCGCTAACGTTCAAGGGAGAAGAGCACTCCGCCGCCGCTTTGGAAGATACGACCATGCTAGTTACTACTGAACGTTCTAATTCCTAG
- a CDS encoding TetR/AcrR family transcriptional regulator has product MMKDTPRTDTKEHLLDTAEAIIRGKGFSAVGLAEILQTAGVPKGSFYHYFKSKEGFGVELLARYFEQYGDRLRLRLASNEFANGRERLMDYFQRWTSASECSANASFCLAIKLAAEVSDLSEPMREELETGMSRVMQGIAEMIRVAQADGSVPAALNPEDTAQSLYSLWVGASLLYKVQQSSVPVKLAMQQTEWLLGKA; this is encoded by the coding sequence ATGATGAAAGATACCCCCCGCACTGATACAAAAGAACATCTGCTGGATACGGCGGAAGCCATTATTCGTGGAAAAGGCTTTTCTGCTGTTGGCTTGGCAGAGATCCTGCAAACCGCTGGTGTGCCGAAAGGGTCGTTTTATCATTACTTCAAATCTAAAGAAGGGTTTGGAGTGGAATTATTGGCAAGATACTTTGAGCAATACGGTGATCGGCTTCGATTACGTTTAGCTTCAAACGAGTTTGCGAATGGCCGTGAACGGTTGATGGATTATTTTCAGCGTTGGACATCCGCAAGTGAGTGCTCGGCAAATGCTTCATTTTGCTTGGCGATTAAACTGGCGGCAGAAGTGTCTGATTTGTCTGAGCCAATGCGAGAAGAATTAGAAACCGGAATGTCGCGGGTGATGCAGGGCATTGCGGAGATGATTCGGGTTGCGCAAGCGGATGGCTCTGTACCTGCCGCATTAAACCCTGAAGATACCGCGCAATCACTTTACAGCTTATGGGTGGGGGCGAGCTTACTTTACAAAGTGCAGCAATCGTCCGTACCAGTGAAACTCGCCATGCAACAAACAGAATGGTTGCTTGGCAAAGCATAA
- the nemA gene encoding N-ethylmaleimide reductase — translation MSLDKLFTPLQAGAVTLKNRITMAPLTRLRNREPGDVPTDLAVTHYAQRASAGLIIAEGTHISPTAKGYAGAPGIYSEEQVNAWKRVNEAVHTKGGVTSVQLWHTGRISHTDLQPNGELPIAPSAIAADSNTNTRDANGNLQRVPCSAPRAMEVAEVEDLLEDYRKATDNARRAGFDLVEIHAAHGYLLHQFLSPEANHRTDNYGGSVENRARLVLQVVDAVVGEWSADRVGIRISPLGIFNGLSDVGQEETALYLVEELAKRKLAYLHISEPDWAGAPAFTEAFRQAVRQRYSGVIIAAGGYTAEKAEAAIASGFADAVAFGRPFIANPDLVERFASGAALAEVNFDTVYGGSEVGYTDYPALSE, via the coding sequence ATGAGTTTGGATAAATTATTTACACCACTACAAGCTGGTGCAGTGACCTTAAAAAACCGTATTACCATGGCGCCGCTTACCCGTTTGCGTAATCGTGAGCCGGGCGATGTGCCAACAGACTTGGCGGTGACACACTATGCGCAACGTGCTTCTGCTGGTTTGATCATTGCAGAAGGTACCCATATTTCTCCAACCGCCAAAGGCTACGCTGGCGCACCAGGCATTTATAGCGAAGAACAAGTAAATGCATGGAAGCGCGTTAACGAAGCGGTACATACGAAAGGCGGCGTGACGTCTGTCCAGCTTTGGCATACTGGTCGCATTTCTCATACCGATTTGCAGCCAAATGGCGAATTGCCAATTGCCCCATCTGCAATCGCCGCCGATTCAAATACCAATACACGTGATGCAAATGGCAATCTGCAACGCGTGCCTTGCAGCGCACCACGCGCGATGGAAGTAGCAGAGGTAGAAGACCTGCTGGAAGACTATCGCAAAGCAACCGATAACGCTCGTCGCGCTGGTTTTGATCTGGTTGAAATCCATGCTGCACACGGTTACTTGTTGCATCAATTCTTGTCACCAGAGGCAAACCACCGTACGGATAATTACGGCGGCAGCGTAGAAAACCGTGCTCGCTTAGTCTTGCAAGTTGTCGATGCCGTTGTGGGTGAGTGGAGTGCAGATCGGGTAGGTATTCGTATTTCGCCACTCGGTATTTTTAATGGTCTGTCTGATGTTGGCCAAGAAGAAACCGCATTGTATTTAGTCGAAGAATTAGCAAAACGTAAACTAGCCTATCTTCATATTTCTGAGCCAGATTGGGCGGGTGCACCGGCGTTTACCGAAGCCTTCCGCCAAGCAGTGCGTCAGCGCTATTCTGGCGTCATCATTGCCGCGGGTGGTTATACCGCAGAAAAGGCAGAGGCAGCGATTGCGAGTGGTTTTGCGGATGCGGTGGCATTTGGTCGCCCATTTATTGCCAACCCAGATTTGGTCGAGCGCTTTGCGAGTGGTGCCGCGTTGGCGGAAGTGAATTTTGATACCGTTTATGGTGGTTCAGAAGTGGGTTATACCGATTACCCAGCGCTAAGCGAATAA
- a CDS encoding DUF6707 family protein has translation MPNFVLDASSQQVLDSAKHLAMSHFNAADAETLEFAYQIAMYHFVLGQNETALSLLQPFSGISFSGDFNIWTFVEYALLLTALIAEQQQDEAGKENAVRAIYTAIESEEDPEGAKEFIAELCDRGAEYGAEIEEAIAQNDPLTEIWARVSQVIDWVYVAMHNRSTQFTHEAVLAEIASEQVKIVELVSKNGLQHVYPFSQIESGLH, from the coding sequence ATGCCCAATTTCGTTTTAGATGCGTCTTCACAGCAGGTGTTAGATAGTGCAAAACATCTGGCGATGAGCCATTTCAATGCGGCAGATGCAGAAACCTTAGAGTTTGCTTACCAAATTGCGATGTACCATTTTGTATTAGGGCAAAATGAAACGGCGTTGTCACTCTTGCAACCTTTTAGCGGTATTTCGTTTTCTGGCGATTTTAATATCTGGACGTTTGTTGAATATGCGTTGCTGTTAACCGCATTAATTGCCGAACAACAGCAAGATGAGGCAGGCAAGGAAAATGCTGTCCGAGCGATCTATACGGCAATTGAAAGTGAAGAAGATCCTGAAGGTGCAAAGGAATTTATTGCCGAATTATGTGATCGTGGTGCGGAATACGGTGCTGAAATTGAAGAAGCCATCGCACAAAATGATCCATTAACAGAAATCTGGGCGCGTGTGTCTCAGGTAATCGATTGGGTATATGTGGCAATGCATAATCGTTCAACCCAATTTACCCATGAAGCGGTATTGGCAGAAATTGCCTCTGAACAAGTAAAGATTGTCGAGCTTGTATCAAAAAATGGATTGCAGCATGTTTATCCATTCTCCCAAATAGAGTCTGGTTTACATTAA